In a genomic window of Myxococcales bacterium:
- the queG gene encoding tRNA epoxyqueuosine(34) reductase QueG yields the protein MTLDPAALRDVALAACKAAGFHRVGIVPLAPSARADGYRAWLAAGHHGEMSYLATPEHVAGRADVRALLPGARTAIVVALAYGGDAPAPPGDLVPVRGAIARYARGTDYHLVVRDRLREVAAALEAAAGPLAWRVCVDAAPVAERELAERAGLGFTAKNTMVIAPGLGSYVVLGELLLAVDLAATEVEPVRTRCGACRACLDACPTGAFVDAFVLDARRCISYLTIEHDGPIPTELRAAIGTRIFGCDVCQEVCPWNAAAPERTSAAVELTPRDLDHAAPDLARLATIGANQLRRFVRRTALRRIDRPRLLRNVAVALGNSADGRALPALVALLANPSALVRGHAAWGAAELATAVPSVAATAAAALTAAAAVETDPDTRAELRDACARLAGPPGAGLTRPAS from the coding sequence GTGACGCTCGATCCGGCGGCGCTGCGCGACGTCGCGCTCGCCGCGTGCAAGGCCGCGGGCTTCCACCGCGTGGGCATCGTGCCGCTGGCGCCGTCGGCGCGGGCCGACGGCTACCGCGCGTGGCTGGCCGCCGGCCACCACGGCGAGATGAGCTACCTGGCCACGCCCGAGCACGTCGCCGGCCGCGCCGACGTCCGCGCGCTGCTGCCCGGCGCGCGCACCGCGATCGTCGTGGCGCTGGCCTACGGCGGCGACGCGCCGGCGCCGCCGGGCGACCTGGTGCCGGTGCGCGGGGCGATCGCGCGCTACGCCCGCGGCACCGACTACCACCTGGTCGTCCGCGACCGGCTGCGCGAGGTCGCCGCCGCGCTCGAGGCCGCGGCCGGTCCGCTGGCGTGGCGGGTGTGCGTCGACGCGGCGCCGGTGGCCGAGCGCGAGCTGGCCGAGCGCGCCGGCCTGGGCTTCACCGCCAAGAACACGATGGTCATCGCGCCCGGGCTCGGGTCGTACGTCGTGCTCGGCGAGCTGTTGCTCGCGGTCGACCTGGCCGCGACCGAGGTCGAGCCGGTCCGCACGCGCTGCGGCGCCTGCCGCGCGTGCCTCGACGCCTGCCCGACCGGCGCGTTCGTCGACGCGTTCGTGCTCGACGCCCGGCGCTGCATCTCGTACCTGACGATCGAGCACGACGGGCCGATCCCGACCGAGCTGCGGGCCGCGATCGGCACGCGCATCTTCGGCTGCGACGTCTGCCAGGAGGTGTGCCCGTGGAACGCCGCCGCGCCCGAGCGGACCAGCGCCGCCGTCGAGCTGACACCGCGCGATCTCGACCACGCCGCGCCCGACCTGGCGCGGCTCGCGACGATCGGCGCCAACCAGCTGCGGCGGTTCGTCCGGCGCACCGCGCTGCGCCGGATCGATCGGCCGCGGCTGCTGCGCAACGTCGCCGTCGCGCTCGGCAACAGCGCCGACGGCCGGGCGCTGCCGGCCCTGGTCGCGCTCCTGGCCAACCCGTCGGCGCTGGTGCGTGGCCACGCGGCGTGGGGCGCCGCGGAGCTGGCCACCGCGGTGCCGAGCGTCGCCGCGACCGCGGCCGCCGCGCTGACCGCCGCCGCGGCCGTCGAGACCGATCCCGACACGCGGGCGGAGCTCCGCGACGCCTGCGCGCGCCTGGCCGGCCCCCCGGGCGCCGGGCTCACTCGCCCAGCGTCATGA
- a CDS encoding c-type cytochrome, which produces MRWIVLLALAATACDRQVAGGSTDGAKVFAAACARCHGATGKPPQQMTDQLGVRDLTADEFRGRRSRDLIETQIRRGAASGRMPAFTGALTDAQIVAVAAYVMTLGE; this is translated from the coding sequence ATGCGCTGGATCGTCCTGCTCGCCCTCGCCGCGACCGCGTGTGACCGCCAGGTGGCCGGCGGCTCCACCGACGGCGCCAAGGTGTTCGCGGCCGCGTGCGCGCGGTGTCATGGCGCCACCGGCAAGCCGCCGCAGCAGATGACCGATCAGCTGGGCGTGCGCGATCTGACCGCCGACGAGTTCCGCGGCCGGCGCAGCCGCGACCTGATCGAGACCCAGATCCGGCGCGGGGCCGCGAGCGGGCGCATGCCGGCCTTCACCGGCGCGCTGACCGACGCGCAGATCGTCGCGGTCGCGGCCTACGTCATGACGCTGGGCGAGTGA
- a CDS encoding protein kinase: protein MHDPLVGKTFDGRYELLARIGEGGMGVVYKARQVSIDRTIAIKVLNPQMASDPSWVQRFSNEAKACSRLQHPNTIRMFDFGQTSDGRFFMTMEFLEGTVLRGAINGQPMAPNRVMKILIQCCASLAEAHSIGIIHRDIKPDNVFLLNMAGSPDFVKLLDFSVAKLLQEGGGMKTQAGVVFGTPQYMSPEQGRGLPLDARSDLYALGILGYEMLSGRVPFNDDNPMTVLQMHLRSEVPPLPQNIPMNVQNIVRKALDKEPGRRFQSAGEMMQACQQAFAELAGGVGINIGGGGAPKTMIATGPNLPGMAPPPGMPGGPQMPQQMAPHQGPPPGAPGWNPQGMAPPAAPPGAPGWSPAGAAQKTMIAGMPAPGYPGGPGGPQPGYPGAPQPPPAGPPGGYQPTGHAQKTMIAGLSPVMMPPGGQGGMAPPGMGPMGAPPGMGPMGAPPGMGPMGTQPGAASYPGAPPGGGPQKTMMLQNTEGVVSFAGGPAAAAPGAASDGGGATTGFWIGSILVGAVVGALAYVIVLQL, encoded by the coding sequence GTGCATGACCCTCTAGTCGGCAAGACCTTCGACGGACGCTACGAGCTCCTGGCCCGCATCGGCGAGGGCGGGATGGGCGTCGTCTACAAGGCCCGGCAGGTCTCGATCGATCGCACCATCGCGATCAAGGTCCTGAACCCGCAGATGGCGTCGGACCCGAGCTGGGTGCAGCGCTTCTCCAACGAGGCGAAGGCCTGCTCGCGGCTGCAGCACCCCAACACCATCCGCATGTTCGACTTCGGCCAGACCTCGGACGGCCGGTTCTTCATGACGATGGAGTTCCTCGAGGGCACCGTCCTGCGCGGGGCCATCAACGGCCAGCCGATGGCGCCCAACCGGGTGATGAAGATCCTCATCCAGTGCTGCGCGTCGCTGGCCGAGGCCCACTCGATCGGGATCATCCACCGCGACATCAAGCCCGACAACGTCTTCTTGCTGAACATGGCGGGCTCGCCCGACTTCGTGAAGCTGCTCGACTTCTCGGTGGCCAAGCTGCTGCAAGAGGGCGGCGGGATGAAGACCCAGGCGGGCGTGGTGTTCGGCACGCCGCAGTACATGTCGCCGGAGCAGGGCCGCGGGCTGCCGCTCGACGCGCGCTCGGATCTCTACGCGCTCGGCATCCTCGGCTACGAGATGCTGTCGGGTCGGGTGCCGTTCAACGACGACAACCCGATGACCGTCCTGCAGATGCACCTGCGCAGCGAGGTGCCGCCGCTGCCGCAGAACATCCCGATGAACGTCCAGAACATCGTGCGCAAGGCGCTCGACAAGGAGCCCGGCCGGCGCTTCCAGTCGGCCGGCGAGATGATGCAGGCGTGCCAGCAGGCGTTCGCCGAGCTGGCGGGCGGCGTCGGCATCAACATCGGCGGTGGCGGCGCGCCCAAGACGATGATCGCGACCGGTCCGAACCTGCCCGGGATGGCGCCGCCCCCGGGCATGCCGGGCGGCCCCCAGATGCCCCAGCAGATGGCCCCGCACCAGGGTCCACCGCCGGGCGCGCCGGGCTGGAACCCGCAGGGCATGGCCCCGCCAGCGGCGCCGCCGGGTGCGCCGGGGTGGAGCCCCGCTGGGGCGGCGCAGAAGACGATGATCGCGGGGATGCCCGCCCCTGGCTATCCCGGCGGTCCCGGTGGTCCGCAGCCTGGCTACCCGGGCGCCCCGCAGCCGCCGCCCGCCGGTCCGCCGGGCGGCTACCAGCCCACCGGTCACGCCCAGAAGACCATGATCGCCGGCCTGTCGCCGGTGATGATGCCGCCGGGCGGCCAGGGCGGGATGGCGCCGCCGGGCATGGGTCCGATGGGCGCGCCGCCGGGCATGGGCCCGATGGGCGCGCCGCCGGGCATGGGCCCGATGGGGACGCAGCCCGGCGCGGCGTCTTACCCTGGCGCGCCGCCCGGCGGTGGCCCGCAGAAGACCATGATGCTCCAGAACACCGAGGGCGTGGTGTCGTTCGCTGGCGGCCCCGCCGCGGCGGCGCCGGGCGCGGCCAGCGATGGCGGCGGCGCGACGACCGGGTTCTGGATCGGCAGCATCCTCGTGGGCGCCGTCGTCGGCGCGCTCGCCTACGTGATCGTTCTGCAGCTCTGA
- a CDS encoding serine/threonine-protein phosphatase, with product MSSDPKIVPIEPFVMQGVGRTDVGVQRTQNEDAMYFDDFLGVYLVCDGMGGHASGQVASDLAIRTIVHSLKTNDPRPAPGQDPLVAAMKAANAAVFQRAQIDPTCHGMGTTAVGMRIEGATAHIAHCGDSRGYLLRQGQFHPITRDHSLRNLYQDRPDLVGQLGPATSNVIIRAVGLDAAVEIEHNMLQIEHGDVFLLCCDGLSDLVDDWMIREIMTAGDPLEVTAENLVRAANNNGGTDNITVVLTQAFFDTLWSAPQQHYGYQQAY from the coding sequence ATGAGCTCCGACCCGAAGATCGTTCCCATCGAACCGTTCGTGATGCAGGGCGTCGGCCGCACCGATGTAGGTGTGCAGCGCACGCAGAACGAGGACGCGATGTACTTCGACGACTTCCTCGGGGTCTACCTCGTCTGCGACGGCATGGGCGGCCACGCCTCGGGCCAGGTCGCGTCGGATCTCGCGATCCGCACCATCGTCCACTCGCTCAAGACCAACGACCCGCGCCCGGCGCCGGGCCAGGACCCGCTGGTCGCGGCGATGAAGGCGGCCAACGCGGCGGTGTTCCAGCGGGCCCAGATCGACCCGACCTGCCACGGCATGGGCACGACCGCGGTCGGGATGCGGATCGAGGGCGCGACCGCCCACATCGCGCACTGCGGCGACTCGCGCGGCTACCTGCTGCGGCAGGGTCAGTTCCATCCGATCACCCGCGACCACTCGCTGCGCAACCTGTACCAGGATCGCCCCGATCTGGTGGGCCAGCTCGGCCCCGCGACCTCGAACGTGATCATCCGCGCCGTCGGGCTCGATGCGGCGGTCGAGATCGAGCACAACATGCTGCAGATCGAGCACGGGGACGTGTTCCTGCTGTGCTGCGACGGCCTGTCGGATCTCGTCGACGACTGGATGATCCGCGAGATCATGACCGCCGGCGATCCGCTCGAGGTGACCGCCGAGAACCTCGTGCGCGCCGCCAACAACAACGGCGGCACGGACAACATCACCGTCGTGCTGACCCAGGCGTTCTTCGACACGCTGTGGTCCGCGCCGCAGCAGCACTACGGCTACCAGCAAGCGTACTGA
- a CDS encoding tetratricopeptide repeat protein, translated as MSQVARRYYARGVQAIASNELTVAVEQLQAAVDLAPTFGDARIAFAVALAKFGDAPRAANVLRAGLGRAPSPVSTAALWATLGDVLTLSGDFLGAEDALRQAGDHPDFAVRAASGLARVYAKLGRFPDAVVQLRRAAAGSSN; from the coding sequence ATGTCGCAGGTCGCTCGTCGCTACTACGCGCGCGGCGTCCAGGCGATCGCGTCGAACGAGCTGACCGTCGCGGTCGAGCAGCTGCAGGCGGCGGTCGATCTGGCGCCGACCTTCGGCGACGCGCGGATCGCCTTCGCGGTGGCGCTGGCGAAGTTCGGCGACGCGCCCCGCGCCGCCAACGTGCTGCGGGCCGGGCTCGGGCGCGCGCCGTCGCCGGTGTCGACCGCCGCGCTGTGGGCCACGCTCGGCGACGTGCTGACCTTGTCCGGCGACTTCCTCGGCGCCGAGGACGCGCTGCGGCAGGCCGGCGACCACCCCGACTTCGCCGTGCGCGCCGCCTCGGGCCTGGCCCGGGTCTACGCCAAGCTGGGCCGGTTCCCCGACGCGGTGGTCCAGCTCCGCCGCGCCGCCGCCGGTTCGTCGAACTAG
- a CDS encoding pentapeptide repeat-containing protein, with protein sequence MTDSSADAGVVQSRFQLERLVADDELAGRQIVGFAARGALLRGLDLDGVTIERLDLQEAIGDDARLERATLTMCDARRSRWTGALWNRVHVTECDLTEIHFEGAQLIRCELGPVRLARANFHKARLLTTTFKQSELYSADFSGAVLTKVVFDGYDGSTVSLSRTDWTGATLCEVDFRRANLYGAVFRQAVLLKCDLRGVGLSSADLRGARLVGCQTAGADLDGATI encoded by the coding sequence TTGACCGACAGCTCCGCCGACGCCGGCGTGGTGCAGTCGCGGTTCCAGCTCGAACGCCTGGTCGCCGACGACGAGCTCGCCGGGCGCCAGATCGTCGGGTTCGCCGCCCGCGGCGCGCTGCTGCGCGGGCTCGATCTCGACGGCGTCACGATCGAGCGCCTCGACCTGCAGGAGGCGATCGGCGACGACGCGCGCCTCGAGCGGGCCACGCTCACGATGTGCGACGCGCGGCGCTCGCGCTGGACCGGGGCGCTGTGGAACCGGGTCCACGTCACCGAGTGCGACCTCACCGAGATCCACTTCGAGGGCGCGCAGCTGATCCGGTGCGAGCTGGGGCCGGTGCGCCTGGCCCGCGCCAACTTCCACAAGGCGCGCCTGCTGACCACGACGTTCAAGCAGTCGGAGCTGTATTCGGCGGACTTCTCGGGCGCGGTGCTGACCAAGGTGGTCTTCGACGGCTACGACGGCTCGACCGTGTCGCTGTCGCGCACCGACTGGACCGGCGCGACCTTGTGCGAGGTCGACTTCCGGCGCGCGAACCTGTACGGGGCGGTGTTCCGCCAGGCCGTGCTGCTCAAGTGCGACCTGCGCGGCGTCGGCCTGTCGAGCGCCGATCTGCGCGGGGCCCGGCTGGTCGGGTGCCAGACCGCCGGCGCCGATCTCGACGGTGCCACCATCTGA
- a CDS encoding DUF4157 domain-containing protein, which produces MANEPDDPELEELSGLAPEQLSDELARDIAKRWDPERLLKLVAARAGKGEQLDHSLRQRYEARLGVDLGHVRVFSGTFAEEFNRQRNADAVTIGGTGMILMGNSTDRSMAGASGHALLAHELTHVAQAEKGLHRAGHGSDPALGSEEHEAEAEEAEHAEAQSQRSGGAAHEDDSGRGKKERSEKLKQDIKDKVLDMLGEYGRVERMRSGPPMRRP; this is translated from the coding sequence GTGGCCAACGAACCTGACGATCCCGAACTCGAAGAGCTCTCCGGTCTCGCGCCCGAGCAGCTCTCGGACGAGCTGGCGCGGGACATCGCCAAGCGCTGGGATCCCGAGCGGCTGCTGAAGCTGGTCGCCGCCCGCGCCGGCAAGGGCGAGCAGCTCGATCACTCGCTGCGCCAGCGCTACGAGGCTCGCCTCGGCGTCGACCTCGGCCACGTGCGCGTGTTCAGCGGCACCTTCGCCGAGGAGTTCAACCGGCAGCGCAACGCCGACGCCGTCACGATCGGCGGCACCGGCATGATCCTCATGGGCAACTCGACCGACCGGTCGATGGCCGGGGCGTCCGGGCACGCGCTCCTCGCCCACGAGCTGACCCACGTCGCGCAGGCCGAGAAGGGCCTGCACCGCGCCGGCCACGGCAGCGACCCGGCCCTCGGTAGCGAGGAGCACGAGGCCGAGGCCGAGGAGGCCGAGCACGCGGAGGCCCAGTCGCAGCGGTCCGGCGGCGCGGCCCACGAGGACGACAGCGGCCGCGGCAAGAAAGAGCGGAGCGAGAAGCTCAAGCAGGACATCAAGGACAAGGTCCTCGACATGCTCGGCGAGTACGGACGGGTCGAGCGGATGCGCTCGGGGCCGCCGATGCGGCGGCCGTAA
- a CDS encoding DUF2997 domain-containing protein, whose amino-acid sequence MRKQDIEIVISPTGEVTFTAKGIKGSSCMDETKFLEQALGGGVIDQQKTGEYYEQSEGYVSTWAGGEGKDD is encoded by the coding sequence ATGAGGAAGCAGGACATCGAGATCGTCATCAGCCCGACCGGCGAGGTCACCTTCACCGCCAAGGGCATCAAGGGTTCCAGTTGCATGGACGAGACCAAGTTCCTCGAGCAAGCGCTCGGGGGCGGGGTGATCGACCAGCAGAAGACCGGCGAATACTACGAACAATCAGAGGGTTACGTGTCCACCTGGGCCGGGGGCGAGGGCAAGGACGACTGA
- a CDS encoding DUF1257 domain-containing protein yields the protein MSHFTKCELKMTNLAAIKAALADLKLNFTEAEQGQAVVVRGYRGDTLKAAMSIDMGRYDIGVVASEQGTYDITADWWGVETTKGVSEEEFKNQLSQRYQYHNVKMACEEKGYALEEEENEEDGSIRLVVRKWSAE from the coding sequence ATGTCCCACTTCACGAAGTGCGAACTCAAGATGACCAACCTGGCGGCGATCAAGGCCGCCCTCGCCGATCTGAAGCTGAACTTCACCGAGGCCGAGCAGGGCCAGGCGGTCGTCGTCCGCGGCTACCGGGGCGACACGCTCAAGGCCGCGATGTCGATCGACATGGGCCGGTACGACATCGGCGTGGTCGCCAGCGAGCAGGGCACCTACGACATCACCGCCGACTGGTGGGGCGTCGAGACCACCAAGGGCGTGTCCGAGGAAGAGTTCAAGAACCAGCTGTCGCAGCGCTACCAGTACCACAACGTCAAGATGGCCTGCGAGGAGAAGGGGTACGCGCTCGAGGAGGAGGAGAACGAGGAGGACGGCTCGATCCGCCTCGTCGTCCGCAAGTGGAGCGCGGAGTAG